The Desulfuromonas acetoxidans DSM 684 sequence TACAAACGTTGAAAGGAGACTACAATGGATGAACAAACGTTTTTAACGACAGAAGAACTCGCCGAAAGACTCCGCTACGAGGCCAGCTACGTTCGCAACACATTGAAAGACGCTGTGCTTCTCGAAGGAATTCACTACATTCGCCCCTTTGGCCGTCGTCGGGTTCTCTACATCTGGGAAACAATCAAGCGAGATATGGTCAAAGAATCCATGTCTCACAAACCAGCCATCCCGATGGCCAATGGAGGTATTTGCTATGGGTAAAATACGGACACGAAAAGAAACTGGAAAGCTTCTCTTTGACTTCTTTTATAACGGTGTCCGCTGCCGGGAACAAACCCTCATGGAGGATACCCCGGCCAACCGGCAACGACTTGAGAGCTTCATGGCCCAGATTGATCGGGAGATTGCTCAGGGAACATTCAACTACGAAAAGTATTTTCCTGACAGCACCAACCTGCCCAAAATTATCGAAGCCGCGAAGCCAGTTGAGGAGGTGGAACCAATACCGTGGGTCCAAACAGACTCGGCTCCGCTTTTCAAAGATTTTGCCGAAGAATGGTACCTGGAAAATGAAATTGCCTGGAAGATCACCTATCAGAAGACGATTCAGGGAACGATCAACAATTATCTCAATCCCCGATTCGGAGAAATGAAGGTCAGCCACATCACCAAGGGTGACATCCTTAAATTCCGGTCTACACTCGCCAAAGTCCCGATCGGAAACAAAGTCGGCTTATCGCCGTCTCGGATTAATCACATCATGACAGGGTTGCGTATGATTCTTAATGATGCAGCTGACAGGCATAACTTTAACACGCCTTTTGTCGGGATAAAACCACTGAAGGTTCCCAGAACCGAGGTTGATCCGTTTACCATTGAAGAAGTTCAGACTTTTCTCAACACGGTGCGTGCGGACTTTAAAAACTATTACACAGTACGTTTTTTTACCGGAATGCGTACCGGTGAAGTTGATGGTCTTCAGTGGAAATATGTCGACTTTGAGCGCCGGGAAATCCTCATCAGAGAAACTCTGGTAGAAAGACGCATTGAAACACCGAAGACCGCCGGCTCCATTCGTGAGATCACCATGTCAGGCCCGGTCTATGAGGCCTTGAAGGCCCAGCATGAAGTCACCGGTGACTTCAAGTTTGTCTTTTGTACACGAACCGGAGAACCACTAGATCATTGCAATATCACCAAGCGTATCTGGCATCCAACGTTAAACCTGCTCAAGCTAAAAAAGCGCCGACCTTACCAGACACGGCACACCATGGCGACTTTGTGGTTGGCCGCAGGAGAAAATCCGGAATGGATCGCCCGCCAGATGGGACACACATCAACAGAGATGTTGTTCACCGTCTATTCCCGTTATGTCCCGAACCTGACCCGTCGTGACGGATCAGCGTTTGAAAACCTGCTGGCATCACGCGGAGGTGGTCATGTTTAATAATCTACAATCCATCCTCAGTCAGCAGAGTGAGACCTTTTCCGGAATTTTCCGTGTCCGCTATCCCGCATGGGGACAAACCCGCCACGGAGATCCGTATGTCAAGATGAGCATCGAAGACAACAGTGCATCAATACAGGCCTATTGTTGTCGAAAATTGACCGCATATGAGCTTTCCTTACGGGACCTCATGTGCAGCCAAATTGAAGGACGAATCAGGGAATACAAACAGGAAAAGATTATCCAGATTGTAAGCTCCTCTCCGTGCGAAGCAGAACAGCGTGAACAGGCCATACAGCTGATTCCGATGAGTGTATGTCCTCAACCGTGGTTGCTGTCCTATCTGGAGTCTGCTGTTGAGAGAATAACCATTGCCCCGCTGCGCACCTTTGTCAATTCAGTGCTCGCTGATGACACTATTGCCTTCCCCTACATTGCCTGCCCCGCCAGCTTGAAACATCATCACAACTACCCTGGCGGGTTACTGGCCCACAGTCTGGAATGCTTTCAGATGGTGGAAAAACATTACCACTTCCCGCGGCAGGATTATGAACTGGGACTGGCTTCAGCCCTCTTCCACGACATCGGGAAAATACTGACCATGACCCACACCATGAAAAGAACCACCATCGGTGCCACGACGGAGCATGAAAAGCTCACCTTTGAAGTCCTGGCTCCTTATCTGCAAGAACTTGCCAAGAACTGGCCGGATGGAGAAAAACAGCTTCGCTATCTGCTCTCCTGGAAGCTCAAACGGCGAATCCCTCGTTACAATATGGCCGACCTCGTCGCCTGCTGTGACAGAATCAGTGCT is a genomic window containing:
- a CDS encoding Arm DNA-binding domain-containing protein, coding for MGKIRTRKETGKLLFDFFYNGVRCREQTLMEDTPANRQRLESFMAQIDREIAQGTFNYEKYFPDSTNLPKIIEAAKPVEEVEPIPWVQTDSAPLFKDFAEEWYLENEIAWKITYQKTIQGTINNYLNPRFGEMKVSHITKGDILKFRSTLAKVPIGNKVGLSPSRINHIMTGLRMILNDAADRHNFNTPFVGIKPLKVPRTEVDPFTIEEVQTFLNTVRADFKNYYTVRFFTGMRTGEVDGLQWKYVDFERREILIRETLVERRIETPKTAGSIREITMSGPVYEALKAQHEVTGDFKFVFCTRTGEPLDHCNITKRIWHPTLNLLKLKKRRPYQTRHTMATLWLAAGENPEWIARQMGHTSTEMLFTVYSRYVPNLTRRDGSAFENLLASRGGGHV
- a CDS encoding HD domain-containing protein; amino-acid sequence: MFNNLQSILSQQSETFSGIFRVRYPAWGQTRHGDPYVKMSIEDNSASIQAYCCRKLTAYELSLRDLMCSQIEGRIREYKQEKIIQIVSSSPCEAEQREQAIQLIPMSVCPQPWLLSYLESAVERITIAPLRTFVNSVLADDTIAFPYIACPASLKHHHNYPGGLLAHSLECFQMVEKHYHFPRQDYELGLASALFHDIGKILTMTHTMKRTTIGATTEHEKLTFEVLAPYLQELAKNWPDGEKQLRYLLSWKLKRRIPRYNMADLVACCDRISAGADMQKKRLAS